The following proteins come from a genomic window of Rutidosis leptorrhynchoides isolate AG116_Rl617_1_P2 chromosome 10, CSIRO_AGI_Rlap_v1, whole genome shotgun sequence:
- the LOC139869960 gene encoding uncharacterized protein, whose protein sequence is MDPHSFIARAEAQRWIGISEKLLLSHDFVGSKTFAIRARESDPRLEAADQILAITDTLLAAEKRLVGSNGNQQPDYYAILQLVQFDQDTDHITSQYRRLAVILNPHHNRFPYSDQAFQLINDAWAVLSNPMRKSMYDSQLDFRHQPPQVNNLGFDTEQHHQHQHQQQHPRQHHNPNPSQHHHHQQQQQQQHNFFSINQELAEPQQTFQTRLQHNFLSQPNAVVPEQQDQLFHHQDQQEQLFQPQVQPFHVTSTPHQQTRPSPQPPQTQPPPPIQSPPRPTVAATPSPFSWPQAPPLSQPQQQTQHVKLEQQRQTQLQQQQQKQQREQERRLQEQREQERRLQEQRDQERQLQEQREQEQRKLKEREQEQRRLQEQREQERKLQEQREHERKLQEQREHERRLQEQREHERRLQEQRDQEQRQLQEQREHERRLQEQRDQERRQLQEQRDQERRLQEQHEQEQRQLQEKRDRERLLQEQREQERQQQEMHEQEQRKQHEQQQQEPLVGFVSQVSSNINGVNEEETEVEIEAEPEEVTEDVDDDSPTFWTTCPYCFYMYEYPSLYSDCTLRCVNCKRAFQAVRISTPPVIVDGQEAYFYSWGFIPVGVSMSHMQQTKNNKGAATSKWTPFSPLYDASNKNNGQNHLNECAAPKVNTFVNKSSGPRIYFDDYTDDVLNGVSEPSDDSDVEWGISSSVKRKSTRMKKDDLVQSFKERVQVLGLGAISNPKNGGFNKPSIPVQETASVAEAIKKNKSVNNNNNNTNNNPRKQSGGVIAKNLGKLDLNVEFNSNNNNEGEEPGRRMTGMTRAHVHGEEENIEGNGFFEGLDEFLSSLPILSAVDEQKVKVAA, encoded by the coding sequence ATGGACCCACACAGCTTCATAGCACGAGCAGAAGCTCAAAGGTGGATTGGTATTTCGGAGAAGCTTCTTTTAAGCCACGACTTCGTCGGATCCAAAACATTTGCAATTCGAGCCCGAGAATCGGACCCCAGACTTGAAGCTGCCGATCAGATCTTAGCAATTACAGATACGTTGCTTGCCGCTGAAAAACGACTAGTCGGAAGTAACGGAAATCAGCAACCAGATTACTATGCAATACTTCAACTGGTTCAGTTCGATCAGGATACGGATCATATCACCTCTCAGTATCGACGGTTAGCTGTTATTTTAAATCCACATCATAATCGGTTCCCTTACTCTGATCAAGCTTTTCAGCTTATTAATGATGCATGGGCCGTCTTATCAAACCCTATGCGTAAATCTATGTATGATTCTCAACTTGATTTTAGACATCAACCACCACAAGTCAATAATTTAGGGTTTGATACTGAacaacaccaccaacatcaacatcaacaacaacatccacgtCAGCATCATAATCCTAATCCTAGTCAGCATCACCATcaccaacaacagcaacaacaacaacataatTTCTTTTCCATTAATCAGGAATTGGCCGAACCTCAGCAAACATTTCAAACTAGGTTACAGCATAATTTTCTGTCACAGCCGAATGCTGTGGTTCCTGAGCAGCAGGATCAATTGTTTCATCATCAAGATCAGCAGGAACAACTGTTTCAGCCACAAGTACAACCTTTTCATGTTACGTCTACACCACATCAACAAACTAGACCATCACCTCAACCTCCTCAAACACAGCCGCCGCCACCTATACAATCGCCGCCTCGACCTACTGTTGCAGCAACACCATCTCCGTTTTCTTGGCCACAGGCACCACCACTGTCACAGCCTCAACAACAGACACAACATGTAAAGCTGGAACAACAGAGGCAGACACAACtacagcagcagcagcagaaacAACAACGTGAACAGGAACGACGGTTGCAAGAACAACGTGAGCAGGAACGACGGCTGCAAGAACAACGTGACCAGGAACGACAGCTGCAAGAACAACGTGAGCAAGAACAACGAAAGCTGAAAGAACGTGAGCAGGAACAACGACGGCTGCAAGAACAGCGTGAGCAGGAACGAAAGCTGCAAGAGCAGCGTGAGCATGAACGAAAGCTGCAAGAACAACGTGAGCATGAACGACGGCTGCAAGAACAACGTGAGCATGAACGGCGGCTGCAAGAACAACGTGACCAGGAACAACGACAGCTGCAAGAACAACGTGAGCATGAACGGCGGCTTCAAGAACAACGTGACCAGGAACGACGACAGCTGCAAGAACAACGTGACCAGGAACGGCGACTGCAAGAACAGCATGAGCAGGAACAACGACAGCTGCAAGAAAAGCGTGACCGGGAACGACTTCTACAAGAACAACGTGAACAAGAACGACAGCAGCAAGAAATGCATGAGCAGGAACAACGAAAGCAACATGAACAGCAACAGCAGGAGCCTCTAGTCGGGTTTGTTAGTCAGgttagtagtaacattaatggagTAAATGAGGAAGAAACTGAAGTAGAAATTGAGGCAGAACCAGAGGAAGTTACGGAGGATGTGGATGATGATTCACCTACATTTTGGACTACGTGTCCATACTGTTTTTATATGTACGAGTATCCTAGTCTTTATTCAGACTGCACTCTTCGTTGTGTCAACTGTAAAAGGGCGTTCCAGGCTGTGCGTATTTCAACTCCACCGGTGATAGTTGATGGCCAAGAGGCGTATTTCTATTCTTGGGGATTTATCCCAGTTGGGGTTTCAATGTCACATATGCAGCAGACCAAAAACAACAAGGGTGCTGCAACCTCAAAGTGGACACCTTTTTCACCATTATATGATGCCTCAAACAAAAACAATGGCCAGAACCATTTAAATGAGTGTGCGGCCCCGAAGGTAAATACTTTTGTGAACAAAAGTTCGGGGCCGCGTATCTACTTTGATGATTATACAGATGATGTGTTGAATGGAGTCTCTGAGCCTAGTGACGACTCTGATGTTGAATGGGGTATTAGTAGTAGTGTGAAAAGGAAATCAACGAGAATGAAGAAAGATGATTTGGTACAAAGCTTTAAAGAAAGAGTACAAGTTTTAGGGCTTGGGGCAATTAGTAATCCTAAAAATGGGGGCTTTAATAAACCTAGTATTCCAGTGCAAGAGACTGCTTCAGTGGCAGAGGCTATCAAGAAGAATAaatctgttaataataataataataatactaataataatccaaGAAAGCAATCGGGGGGTGTCATTGCAAAAAACTTGGGGAAGTTGGATTTGAATGTTgagtttaatagtaataataataatgaaggggaAGAGCCAGGTCGACGCATGACTGGTATGACTCGTGCGCATGTGCATGGGGAGGAAGAGAACATTGAAGGTAATGGGTTTTTTGAAGGACTTGATGAGTTCCTTAGCAGCTTGCCAATACTATCTGCTGTTGATGAACAAAAGGTTAAAGTTGCTGCTTAG
- the LOC139871508 gene encoding small ribosomal subunit protein bS16m/bS16c-like — MVVRLRLARLGCRNRPFYRVMAADSRSPRDVFVKMEVNGWGSILTKHYSSIHLGFHLTFLIGLYWLSVGAQPSDPVERLLFRAGVLPPPPMVAMGRKGGSRDTRPVDPLSGRVMIPDQPTKASLC; from the exons ATGGTGGTACGATTGAGATTGGCTCGATTGGGATGCAGGAACAGGCCTTTTTACAGAGTAATGGCAGCAGATAGTAGATCCCCAAGAGACGTTTTT GTCAAGATGGAGGTAAACGGATGGGGCTCAATTTTGACTAAACATTACAGTTCAATTCATCTTGGTTTTCAT TTGACTTTCTTGATAGGCCT ATACTGGCTATCAGTTGGTGCACAACCCTCAGATCCGGTTGAACGTCTACTATTCAGAGCAGGGGTGCTACCACCACCACCGATGGTTGCAATGGGACGGAAAGGTGGGTCACGTGACACACGTCCTGTCGATCCTTTGAGTGGACGTGTAATGATACCTGACCAACCAACTAAAGCCTCACTCTGTTGA